CTCTGTCCTGTAAGTCCTCATAACTCCCTTAGGGTCACCTGTTGTACCACTTGTATAATTAATTGTGCAGACATCGTCTTCATCATAATCGGGACGCTCGGGCTGCTCAGGGCTTGAGCTTTCTAATAATTCTTCATAATCTTCCCAGTCTCCTTTGGCATCCTTAGCATCATAAGCAACATAATACTCTGCAGGAAGCTCAGCTCTAATTTCTTCAATCCTATCAGTTAGCTCTGAGTCACAAATTATTACTCTAGCACCACAATCCTTCAAAATATAGTCATACTCAGAAGGCTTAAGCCTGTAATTAAGGGGTACATTAATAATTCCTAGTTGATTAGTGGCATAAAAAGTCTCTAAAAGCCAGTGAGTATTAAATGATAATATCGCTACCCTATCACCATATTTGAGGCCCCACTTCTTGAATAAATTAGAGAGCCTGTTAACACGTTCATTAAACTCATTATAAGTAAACTCCGTTCCATCATCTGCTATTACACCCAGATGATCCCCATAAATATCTACTGCCCTATCCAAAAACTCTACTGTTGTCATTGGTACTTTCAAAAAAACCATCCCCCTTTTTAATAAATCTTTAAGTTTTAACATTAAATCAAATTACAAATCAAATTTAGCTTAAATGAAAACTAATAAAACCAGTCCAAAATTATAGGTTGCATATACTAAAGGTTATTAATGTTAATCAGGCGTAATAGTATTAATATAGCGAAACTTTAAAATATTCAGAATTTTAATCTCGTTAATATTATACAAGGACAGTTAAATAAATTCAAGTATATGTCATAAAAACTATTATTAAACCAAAAAAATAAACTAAAAAAACTCTTGTCTTTTTTGCGAATATTCTGTAAAATATAAAGCAGCTATTCTAATACATCATTCTAAAAATAATCTTCTATTCTATAACGGTGCCCTGAAAACAAAATACTTCTACAAATGATTATTGTAACATTGTAGCAACTACTACCGTAAATATCTCATCAGTCACCCATCTGGCACCATACAAATTTTACAAAAAATAAAGAAGGAATTTATTAAGTATAAGCGAATATTATTTATATTAGAGTGAATTTTCTAAATATTTAGCATATTTCAAGGAAGGGTGAGATTATGAAAAAATTTTTCATATCAGTATTAGCTTTAGGATTACTAGCAGGCTTTATGCTTCCGATTGGTGGGACTCATGATTACAATACTCCCCCCGACGAGGTAGTTAACAATTACTGGGAACTACATCAACTAGGAGAAATTGAAGAAGCCAACAAATTATTGGCTGAAGATGATATTAAATTAATTAATGAGAAAGATAATAGTAAAATAAAAATAAGAATTAATAACCAAACAGAAAATATTGGGGATTTTGAGAAAATTCTTTTAGAAAACCTTGAAATTGAAGCTACCAATTATGAAGAAATCGAAAACAGAAAAAGGTATGCTCTTTTTGGTACAAAGGGTGCACTAGCAGATGTAAAAGTCACAAAGCCTAACTTCGAAGAAGTTTTCGATAAATTCATCTCGGAAGGACAAGAAGAGCTAATATCAATCAAAAATAATGGTGCTAGTAACAAAGAAATAAAACAAAAAGCAGAAGAAATTTTAGAAAACCTATTAGAAGAATCTCCTAAAGTCACACATCAAGAACAGGTTATACTTCGTTTAGTTGAAATCCGTTCTTCAGGAAGAATGGAAGGATGGCAAGTAGCTGATTGGAACTTTGAAGCTATAAACGCTAGAATTGATTCAATAAATAAAAAAATGGATAATGAGTTTAGTTTATAATTACTCACAGATTTATAATTACTAAGGAGGAGATCACCAGATGACTTCGGCTTATCAATTAAGAGAAGCTGCGTTTGTCACAGAAAATGTTAAAGCAGAATTAAGAGAAAGAAAATATTACTTTAAATTAGGACACTATATTGCAGCAATAACAGGCATTATTTTTGGTGTCAGCAGTTATTTTGCTACAAATGAATTATTGTCACCAGATTTAGGTACAAATTTATTTGCTTTCGCGGCTTTAGTAGTAGCATTTTATTTTGTCGCTAAGTTTTCTCAAATAATTCTTGGATTTGTACTGTGGGTTGTAGCCAAAATGTTTCATTATAAAATTCCTATTGCTCAAATTGTAAGATCTATAAACTTTGCTTTCTTACCATTATGGTTAGCGGCACCTATCGTACCATTTATTACTGTAGCACCAAACCCTATAACAGGGCCTGTATTATATATTATCAATATATTTTTAGTTATTATTATGATATGGTTTATTAGATCATTGATACATGTGATGGATGCAATCTTGTCAACTAATATTCACCAGGCAATAGTTATAACTGGAGTTAGCTGTTCTTTAATTCTTACTTTTATATTGGTTTTCACATAATTCACTCAAATAAAATTTTAAGGTTTTCAAAGAAGGAATTAGGCATAAATTATAGAATAGATGAAGTTAAGTTTTTACAATTTTCAGAATTTTTAGTTAATGATAGCCAGCAAGCGAGTAAATTTTCTTAGAACCTCAAGTAAAGTAAAACTATAAACAAATAAAATTCTTGAAAGGAGGGGTTGACCTTCTAGTTATATAAAAATCATCCGTGTTAGTTAGATTGTTAAATGGTGTTAAACGGCGGTTGTTAAATTATTTAAAGAGACGTGCTATGAATAGTCAAGTATAAATTTTTCAAAGATTTTTCAAAGATCACTGTTGTTCTTTGACAACCACATAAGGATTTTGGCTAAGAATTATTATCTGGAGACCACTTGTAGTTACTTTGATAAGGGCGATTGTTTTTCCACAAAGAGAAAATCATATGTACTAATTTTCGAGCCACAGCACCAGTTGCAACATTAGAATGCTTACCTTCTTGTTTCTTTTTTTCATAGAACTCTTTAAGTTCAGGATTAAACCGCCTAGCTGATACAGCTGCCATCCACAAGCTATGCCTTAAAACAGGGGACCCTCTTTTGGACATTTTGTTTTTAGAACCTTCAAACTCTCCAGAAGCGTACACACTAGCATCAATACCAGCAAAAGCTACAAGGGCTTTGGCATTTTTGAATCTGTGGATATCCCCAACTTCACCAATTATGGCAGCAGCAAGGGTAGGTCCAATACCAGGCACAGTTTCTAACACATGGCGATACTCAGTATCTTCAGAAGGACGCATCTCTTCCATGACCTGATCTATGGCTTCTTCAATAGTGTTTATCTGGTCTTCAACAAACTCAATTTGCTCCATAAGAAGCCTAAGCTCTAAAGCATAAGCATCAGCGGCCAGATTTATCCCAAAGGTTCCCTTGGCTAGATCTTTAACCTGCTGGGCTTTATCACTGCCAAACCTTCCCCTTGAATGTTTCTTTAAGAACTCTGTTAACTCTGAAAGATCCACATCAGCTAGTTCTTCAGGGGAAGAAAATTCTTGTAAAAGCTTTTTAGAACTGTTGATAAACACACCAGAAAAACACTCAGGGTATTCTGGGAAAACTCTGTCTAAGATAGCTAGTACCTTGTTTTTCAAATCGCCAACACTTCTAACAAGATCAAAGCGGTGTCTGGATAGAGTTTGAAGTTTCATAACAGTTTCAGATGCAAGCTCAGACTGCGGCAGTCGCCCGAAACGGACCATATCAGCTAAGATAAAAGCATCTTTTAGATCTGTTTTGGTCTTTCTGATATAGAAGTTTCTGATGGCATGAGATTGGATAGGATTAATCACATGAACCTCATAACCCAATTCTGTTAAATGATAGTAAAGAGAAAGCCAGTAGTGGCCTGTAGCTTCAAGGCAAAATTTGCAGTTGTCAGTTGTAATTCCTAAGCGTTCAAAGTTACTAAGAAGTTTATCTACACCCTTTTTTCTATTATGAATATTAATACTAAGAACTGAATTACCTTCAGCATCAATGATGCAAACTTCATGCTTATGTTTTGCAATATCAATACCGCCAAAAAACATTACAAAGATACCTCTCTTTAACAAAATATTGACAGGGCCAGTCCCCAGCACCTCACAAGTCCCAACCTTGCTCGTTACTCGAGGCATACAGCAAGCTATATCCACAACGTGCTCATTCGAGAAATCTTATGAGGGCGGGGCTCCACTCTCTATACCAGGACAGCTTAACTTCCCATGGAGGTGATCGAAGCCCCTGCCTCATTAGAGATATTAGCTACTTAAGGCCAAAATCCCTATGTGGTTGTCAAAGATCAGTGAATTCTTTTGACTATCAATAGCATGTCGGGAACTAACTATATTGTACAAGGAGGCTAAAAAATGGCTGATGAAGAAAAAAAGAATGAATCTTATGACGATACTGATGTGTATTTTGAACATGAAGTTAACTTGTTAAGCCCCAAGACCCCCTTTATGAAAGATTTCTTAAAACTCAGTTTACCTTTAGTAATTATCTATGTATTTGTCCTCATAGCAGGACCTGCAGTAATTTTTTTAACTGCGGAAACGGCTGATGGGATGGGACCTTTAACAGAAGCTACAATTCTAAGCTTTCCTGTTCACTGGTTTATAGTTGCCTTTATCTGTCCTGGCGTTCCATTTATACTCTCTATTATTTTTGCAATACAGCAGGATAAATTATTTGAAAAATACGCTGATAGTGAGTCTGAAAGCGCATAAAGGGCACGATCATGATTAAGATAAAAAAATTATTTTTTAATTATAAGAGTTTGATTTTATTAAAAGGAGGCGAACTTATTAATGGATGTTGCTGGTTTAGATATTAGTTTTAAGTTAGGTGCAACCATATTAACAATAGCAATGCTTGTAATTTTCCTTGCTGTAGGTCTAACACAAAAGGTTAGTTCTACAGAAGGTTACTGGGCTGCTGGACGTTCAATCGGCCCATTAGAAAACGGTATGGCAGTGGCTGCTAACTGGATGAGCGCTGCCAGTTACCTTGGAGTTGCTGGTACCTTTAGTGTTTTAGGTTTTTTTGCTTTTGCTTATATAATTGGATGGAGTACAGGGTATTTTATCCTGTTAGTCTTTATGGCAAGTCAGATTAGAAAATACGGAAAATATACCGCACCAGACTTTATCGGAGACCGGTATTATTCAGATGTTGCAAGAGCCATTGCAGCAGTCACTACAGTTTTTATCGCTATAACATATGCTATCGCGCAGTATTCAGGAATCGGTCTAATGTTTGGTTACATCCTTGGGGCACCTTACGAAACTGCAGTAATAATAGGAACAATAGTAGTTATCGCATACATTTTGATCAGTGGTATGCTTGGAGCTACCAGGAACATGGTTGTTCAGTACGTAATTTTGATCATAGCATTTTTAATACCTCTAGTAATCCTTGGCTATGAATATGGTTTGCCACTATTCTTTATACCATGGATAGGTTATGGCCCACAGGTGCAGGCAGTTATGTCAGAAGTTAGTACAGATTTTGTAGCACCTTTTGCTCATATGAGTGCTTATCACTTTTACGCTCTTATGATTACATTAATTTTTGGAACAAATGGTCTTCCTCACGTTCTTCAACGTTTTTACGTGGTTAGAGACGAAAGTATTTCCCGTTGGTCAGCAGTTTGGGGATCCCTTTTTATATTACTGCTTTATCTAGGGACTCCAGCTTACTCTACTTTTGCGATTTTTCAATATTTCGGAATGACAGGAGAATTTCCTCTAGCTGGTGAGTGGGCAGACGCAACGGTTGTTCTTGCAGCCCAGTATAGTGAAATCGTTCCAGGAATAATCGTTGGCCTTTCAGCAGCCGGTGGTGTTGCAGCAGCTTTTGCTACTACTGCAGGTCTATTCATGGCAGGTTCAGCCGGTATATCTAACGACCTTTATACAAGAATTTTCAAACCAAACGCTACCCAAAAGGAACAGGTTCTTGTTGCTCGTGTTGCCACAGTAGTAATGGGTATTATCGTTACCTTATTTGCTCTTGATCCTCCGGCAATGATTGCTGACTTGGTTGGTATGGCCTTTGCAATTGCTGCAGCTGTTATATTCCCAGTGTTCTTTATGGGTATCTGGTGGGAAAAAACCACCAAAGAAGCTGCTATTACCTCTATGGTCTTTGGTTTAATAGTAAACGTGGTAACTTTTGCCGGTATGGGCCATCCATGGTTTGACCAGTGGTTACCGGCCACTTCTTCGGGACTATACAGTGTGCCAATATGCTTTATAATTATTGTAGTTGTATCTAAGATGACTCCAAAACCACCTGAAAGAATTATTCAGTTAATCAGATATGTGAATAGTCCAGTTCCAGGACATAAAGCGGGTTTTGCTGCTTCAGCTAACGAAAATCTAAATGAAGAAACAACTCCTGAGCCAGAAACTAACGAAACTAAAAAAGAGTCAGATGAACCTGGACCATCAGCTTCTGGGCCAAATTTTGCACCAAATCCTACAAAATAAATTTAATTAAATAGCAGGAATATTATTAAATATATAGAATATATGATAATAAGATTTCAGAAAATTCATTACAGTTAAAATCTTAAAAAAATTATCAAGGTAAAGAAGCGGGGTATTTCACCCTGCCTTCTTTGCCCCAGTTTCTTTTTTACTAGTTAACTTTCTAGCTAGTAATCAAAAATTTAAACCGGACCTAATTCCCTGGTTTAAAAATGTTTTCCTAAACATAATTTAGGGTACAAGGAGGGAAAATTTTTATGTGCGCAGAATTTAAAGAGTTCTCAGAGAAGGACAAAATTAATCCACCTAAGGAATTTGTAGAAAAGGCTAACCTTAAATCTTACGACGAATACAAAAAAATGTACGAAGACTCCGTTAAAAACAGGGAAGATTTTTGGGCTAGAATGGCAGAAGAAAAAGTCGACTGGTTCAAAAAATGGGACAAAGTAAATGAAGAAGATCTATCCAAAGGAGAAATCAACTGGTTTGTAAACGGAAAACTAAATGTATCATATAACTGCCTGGACAGACATCTTAAAACCCACAGAAGAAACAAAGCAGCAATAATATGGGAAGGTGATGAAGGCGAAAGTAAAACTTACACATACCAGCAGCTACACCAAGAAGTATGTAAATTTGCTAATGTTTTAAAAGCACAAGGTGTCAAAAAAGGCGATCGGGTGGCAATCTATCTACCAATGGTACCTGAGCTTCCTGTTGCGATGTTAGCATGCGCTAGAATCGGTGCAATTCACAGCATTATCTTTGCTGGTTTTAGCCCCGATTCTATTAAAGACAGGGTATTGGACTGCGAAGCAAAAGTTATCATTACTTCAGATGAAAGTGTAAGAGGCGGAAAAATCGTACCTTTAAAAGACAATGTTGATAAAGCTGCTGAAAACCTAGATGTTGTAGAAAAGATCATTGTCCTTGAGCGTACAAGCGGCGATATAAATATGAAAGAAGGACGAGATGTCTGGTGGCATGAAGAGATGAAAAAAGCAGACGATAAATGTGAACCAGAAGAAATGGACGCAGAAGATCCTTTATTTATCCTTTACACTTCAGGTAGTACCGGCAAACCAAAAGGAGTACTTCACACTACCGGGGGATATTTACTTTATACTCAAATGACCACTGAATATATCTTTGATATAAAAGATGACGATGTATACTGGTGTACGGCAGATATTGGCTGGATAACAGGCCATAGTTATATTGTCTACGGACCCCTTGCAAGCGGTGCTACAACTTTAGTTTTTGAAGGTGTCCCCACCTATCCTGAACCTGATAGATTTTGGCAAGTTGTTGAAAAATACAAAGTAAACATTTTCTATACTGCACCAACTGCACTTAGAGCTTTAAAGAAAGCAGGAGATGAGTGGATAGAAAATAGAGATTTAAGCAGCCTAAGGCTACTTGGAACTGTAGGAGAACCTATCAACCCTGAAGTGTGGAGTTGGTATCATTATGTGATTGGCCAAGAAAAATGCCCAATCGTTGATACATGGTGGCAGACAGAAACTGGAGGAATCTTAATCTCTCCAATACCTGGAGCCATACCAACTAAACCAGGTTATGCTACTGTTCCGTTTTTCGGAGTCGAGCCTCTAATTTTAAAAGATGAAAATAACGAATGCGACACTAACGAAACCGGATTCCTAGTAATTAATAAATCCTGGCCGTCAATGTTAAGAGGAGTTTATGGAGATCACGAAAGATTTATGAACACATATCTTAAAGCTTTTCCTGGATATTATATGACTGGTGATGGTGCATTTGTAGACGAAGATGGTTATGTCCGCTTAACCGGCAGAATCGACGACGTTATAAACGTATCAGGCCATCGCATGGGTACTGCAGAAGTAGAAAGTGCCCTGGTCGAGCACGATGCAGTGGTTGAGGCAGCAGTAGTAGGAGTTCCGCACGATGTCAAAGGTGAAGGAATTTACGCATATTGTATCCTTTCTGAAGGATATGACAAGTCAGGAGATCTTAAGAAAGATCTAATAAACCATGTAAGAGACTCCATCGGACCAATCGCTAAACCTGAAGATATACACTTTGTTGATGGACTGCCAAAGACAAGAAGTGGTAAGATAATGAGAAGAATTTTGAGAAAAGTTGCTGAAGGTGAAACGGATAAGTCAAAGCTTGGAGATACCACTACACTAGCCGAACCTGAGGTAGTAGATCACATTATCGACACAAAGGGCAAATTCTAATTTTATAACAGTTTTATCTATCATTTATTTAGTAAAGCATAAGTATTTAATAAATAAAGTATAGCAATAAAGAAAGCGCCGGAGTATTCCGGGCGCTTTCTTTATTATTTTAGCTTGTTATAGTTCTTTACGGCTTTACGTTTTCATTAATCCAATTAACAATATCCTCTGTCGATGTACCCGGTGTGAATATTGCATCCGCTGCTCCCATGTTTAGTAGTTCCTCTTTTTCGTCATCTGGGATAGTTCCTCCACCAAGTATAGTTATGTCACCTGCTCCTTTTTCCTTTAACATCTCCCTTATCTTTGGTATAAGGGTCATATGCGCTCCGGACAGTATACTTAGCCCTACAATATCAACGTCTTCCTGCAGTGCAGTTGAAACTATTTCTTCAGGTGTTTGATGAAGTCCGGAATATATAACCTCAAAGCCCGCATCTCTTAGAGCTCTTGCCACCACCTTAGCTCCTCTATCATGACCATCAAGTCCAGGTTTTGCAACCAAAATCCTAATTTTATCTTCAGCCACTAAAAATCACTCCCCTCGGAATTCTTTAATTTTAGAATAATTTAAGAATGTTTTAGAATATCGGATCTTCTTTAAATTCACCAAATACCTCTTTTAACGCAGAAATTATTTCACCTTCGGTGCAGTATGCTTTAACACAGTCAAGTATCTTAGGCATCAAGTTATCATTTCCTTTAGCTGTTTCTTTTAATGCATTAAGGGTGTTACTTACCTCTTCGTTGTCTCTTTCTTCTCTTAACTTAGCAAGTCTGGCTTTTTGATTCTCCTCAACAGCAGGATCAACTTTAAATAGATCGATCTCCATTTCATCATCTTCTATATACTCGTTAACTCCAACAGTAATACGTTCTTTACTTTCTAGCTCTTCCTGCTGCTTATAAGCTGCATCAGTAATCTCCTGCTGGAAGAAGTTCTTTTCGATTGCTGGAATTACTCCGCCAAGAGCATCAATCTTCTCGAAGTATTCTTCTGCTTCTTGTTCAAGTTTATTGGTTAAAGATTCAATAAAGTACGAACCTGCAAGTGGATCAATAGTATTTGTCACTCCTGATTCATGTGCTAGAATCTGCTGAGTTCTAAGAGCAATTTTAACAGCCTTTTCTGTTGGAAGTGCTAGAGTTTCATCCATTGAGTTAGTATGAAGGGATTGAGTACCACCAAGTACAGCTGCCATTGCCTGATAAGCAGTTCTCACAATATTGTTCTCAGGCTGCTGAGCAGTTAATGAACATCCTGCAGTCTGAGTATGGAATCTTAACATCAATGATCTTTGATCTTTAGCCCCATATTTTTCTTTCATTCTCTTAGCCCAAATTCTTCTTGCCGCTCTGTATTTACAGATCTCTTCAAACACATCGTTATGGGCATTAAAGAAAAAAGATAACCTAGGTGCAAAATCATCAACATCTAACCCTTTTTCTTTACCGGCTTCTACATATGCGAAACCATCTGCAAGGGTAAAGGCAAGCTCCTGAGCAGCAGTAGAACCAGCCTCCCTAATGTGATAACCACTAATACTTATGGTATTCCATTTAGGAACATTCTTAGCTGAATATTCAAAGATATCAGTAATAATCCGCATGGAGTGTTCCGGTGGGAAAATCCATGACTTTTGAGCAATATACTCTTTTAGGATGTCATTTTGAATAGTACCTCTTAACTGATCCTTAGGTACGCCCTGCTTTTCCCCCGTGGCAATGTACATAGCATAAAGTATTGAAGCAGGTGCATTAATTGTCATTGAAGTACTTACCTGATCAAGGGGAATCTGATCAAACAAGGTTTCCATATCCGCTAGGGAATCTATCGCAACTCCAACCCTACCAACTTCACCAGTAGCCATATAAGAGTCCGAGTCATGACCCATAATAGTAGGCATATCAAAGGCTACGCTAAGACCTGTTTGACCCTGGGAAAGTAGATATCTATAACGCTCGTTTGACTCTTTTGCAGTACCAAATCCTGCAAACTGACGCATGGTCCATACCCTACCCCTGTACATGGTAGGCTGAACACCTCTAGTATAAGGATAGCATCCTGGCCAACCAAGATCTTCTTCATAATCCATGCCTTCTATGTTTTCAGGAGTATAAAGTGGATCTATAGGAACTCCTGAGATAGTTTGAAAGTTGATATCCCTCTCTTTACCTTTCGCATCATAAACTTCTTTTTTCCATTTTTTGTTCTCTTCTTTGATATTTTTTAACTTATCATCATCAAACATTTTCTTATCTGCCATAACAAAACTCCCCCCTAATCCTAATTATCATTCTTGAGTTATATATCTAGAAATTACAAGTCTATGCACTTCACTAGTACCTTCATAAATCTCTGTAATCTTAGCATCCCTCATCATACGCTCAACAGGGTACTCCCTGGTGTATCCATATCCTCCAAGTACCTGCACAGCATTTGTCGTAACATCCATAGCTGTTTCAGAAGCATACAGCTTGGCCATAGCCGAATACTTAGGAAACAAAGGATCGTCGTTCGTTGCTTTATAAGCAGCCTGATAAGTTAGCAGCCTAGCAGCCTCAATATTAGTCGCCATATCGCTTAGCATAAATGAAATGGCCTGGAATTTGGAAATGGGGCGGCCAAACTGTTCTCTCTCTTTAGAGTAGTCTCTTGCTGCTTCAAAAGCTCCCTGAGCGATACCAAGAGCCTGAGCAGCTATCCCTGTTCTTCCATTATCCAATGTTTTCATTGCGATTTTGAAACCATCACCTTCATTGCCAAGAAGATTCTCGGCAGGAACTCTACAATCTTCAAATACAAGTTCGGTGGTCTTTGAAGACCTAATCCCTAGCTTTTCTTCTTCTTTACCAAAACTAAATCCAGGCGTTCCCTTCTCTACTATAAAAGCACTTATACCTTTATGGGCTTTTTCTTTATCAGTTGCAGCAAAAACCACGTAGGTATCTGCAACCTCACCATTAGTTATAAATATCTTAGTTCCATTTAGTATATACTCATCCCCATCTTTGACAGCAGTTGTTTTCATATTTGCAACATCACTACCAGCCGCTGGTTCAGTCAATCCAAATGCGCCAAGTTTTTCACCTTCTGCCATGGGCTTTAAATACTTTTGTTTTTGATCTTCACTACCAAAATAATATATCGGTGAACCGGCAAGGGAAATATGAGCTGATAATAGAACTCCTGTGGATGCACAGACTCTAGATATCTCTTCAACAGCTATTGCATAGCTTATATAATCTGCTTCAGCACCCCCATACTGTTCTGGCCAAGGAATTCCTGTTAGCCCTATCTCTGCCATCTGATCAAAAAGACCTCTAT
The Natranaerofaba carboxydovora genome window above contains:
- a CDS encoding YIP1 family protein, giving the protein MTSAYQLREAAFVTENVKAELRERKYYFKLGHYIAAITGIIFGVSSYFATNELLSPDLGTNLFAFAALVVAFYFVAKFSQIILGFVLWVVAKMFHYKIPIAQIVRSINFAFLPLWLAAPIVPFITVAPNPITGPVLYIINIFLVIIMIWFIRSLIHVMDAILSTNIHQAIVITGVSCSLILTFILVFT
- a CDS encoding IS110 family transposase, giving the protein MFFGGIDIAKHKHEVCIIDAEGNSVLSINIHNRKKGVDKLLSNFERLGITTDNCKFCLEATGHYWLSLYYHLTELGYEVHVINPIQSHAIRNFYIRKTKTDLKDAFILADMVRFGRLPQSELASETVMKLQTLSRHRFDLVRSVGDLKNKVLAILDRVFPEYPECFSGVFINSSKKLLQEFSSPEELADVDLSELTEFLKKHSRGRFGSDKAQQVKDLAKGTFGINLAADAYALELRLLMEQIEFVEDQINTIEEAIDQVMEEMRPSEDTEYRHVLETVPGIGPTLAAAIIGEVGDIHRFKNAKALVAFAGIDASVYASGEFEGSKNKMSKRGSPVLRHSLWMAAVSARRFNPELKEFYEKKKQEGKHSNVATGAVARKLVHMIFSLWKNNRPYQSNYKWSPDNNS
- a CDS encoding DUF4212 domain-containing protein encodes the protein MADEEKKNESYDDTDVYFEHEVNLLSPKTPFMKDFLKLSLPLVIIYVFVLIAGPAVIFLTAETADGMGPLTEATILSFPVHWFIVAFICPGVPFILSIIFAIQQDKLFEKYADSESESA
- a CDS encoding sodium:solute symporter family transporter gives rise to the protein MDVAGLDISFKLGATILTIAMLVIFLAVGLTQKVSSTEGYWAAGRSIGPLENGMAVAANWMSAASYLGVAGTFSVLGFFAFAYIIGWSTGYFILLVFMASQIRKYGKYTAPDFIGDRYYSDVARAIAAVTTVFIAITYAIAQYSGIGLMFGYILGAPYETAVIIGTIVVIAYILISGMLGATRNMVVQYVILIIAFLIPLVILGYEYGLPLFFIPWIGYGPQVQAVMSEVSTDFVAPFAHMSAYHFYALMITLIFGTNGLPHVLQRFYVVRDESISRWSAVWGSLFILLLYLGTPAYSTFAIFQYFGMTGEFPLAGEWADATVVLAAQYSEIVPGIIVGLSAAGGVAAAFATTAGLFMAGSAGISNDLYTRIFKPNATQKEQVLVARVATVVMGIIVTLFALDPPAMIADLVGMAFAIAAAVIFPVFFMGIWWEKTTKEAAITSMVFGLIVNVVTFAGMGHPWFDQWLPATSSGLYSVPICFIIIVVVSKMTPKPPERIIQLIRYVNSPVPGHKAGFAASANENLNEETTPEPETNETKKESDEPGPSASGPNFAPNPTK
- the acs gene encoding acetate--CoA ligase, which translates into the protein MCAEFKEFSEKDKINPPKEFVEKANLKSYDEYKKMYEDSVKNREDFWARMAEEKVDWFKKWDKVNEEDLSKGEINWFVNGKLNVSYNCLDRHLKTHRRNKAAIIWEGDEGESKTYTYQQLHQEVCKFANVLKAQGVKKGDRVAIYLPMVPELPVAMLACARIGAIHSIIFAGFSPDSIKDRVLDCEAKVIITSDESVRGGKIVPLKDNVDKAAENLDVVEKIIVLERTSGDINMKEGRDVWWHEEMKKADDKCEPEEMDAEDPLFILYTSGSTGKPKGVLHTTGGYLLYTQMTTEYIFDIKDDDVYWCTADIGWITGHSYIVYGPLASGATTLVFEGVPTYPEPDRFWQVVEKYKVNIFYTAPTALRALKKAGDEWIENRDLSSLRLLGTVGEPINPEVWSWYHYVIGQEKCPIVDTWWQTETGGILISPIPGAIPTKPGYATVPFFGVEPLILKDENNECDTNETGFLVINKSWPSMLRGVYGDHERFMNTYLKAFPGYYMTGDGAFVDEDGYVRLTGRIDDVINVSGHRMGTAEVESALVEHDAVVEAAVVGVPHDVKGEGIYAYCILSEGYDKSGDLKKDLINHVRDSIGPIAKPEDIHFVDGLPKTRSGKIMRRILRKVAEGETDKSKLGDTTTLAEPEVVDHIIDTKGKF
- a CDS encoding cobalamin B12-binding domain-containing protein, with protein sequence MAEDKIRILVAKPGLDGHDRGAKVVARALRDAGFEVIYSGLHQTPEEIVSTALQEDVDIVGLSILSGAHMTLIPKIREMLKEKGAGDITILGGGTIPDDEKEELLNMGAADAIFTPGTSTEDIVNWINENVKP
- a CDS encoding acyl-CoA mutase large subunit family protein, which encodes MADKKMFDDDKLKNIKEENKKWKKEVYDAKGKERDINFQTISGVPIDPLYTPENIEGMDYEEDLGWPGCYPYTRGVQPTMYRGRVWTMRQFAGFGTAKESNERYRYLLSQGQTGLSVAFDMPTIMGHDSDSYMATGEVGRVGVAIDSLADMETLFDQIPLDQVSTSMTINAPASILYAMYIATGEKQGVPKDQLRGTIQNDILKEYIAQKSWIFPPEHSMRIITDIFEYSAKNVPKWNTISISGYHIREAGSTAAQELAFTLADGFAYVEAGKEKGLDVDDFAPRLSFFFNAHNDVFEEICKYRAARRIWAKRMKEKYGAKDQRSLMLRFHTQTAGCSLTAQQPENNIVRTAYQAMAAVLGGTQSLHTNSMDETLALPTEKAVKIALRTQQILAHESGVTNTIDPLAGSYFIESLTNKLEQEAEEYFEKIDALGGVIPAIEKNFFQQEITDAAYKQQEELESKERITVGVNEYIEDDEMEIDLFKVDPAVEENQKARLAKLREERDNEEVSNTLNALKETAKGNDNLMPKILDCVKAYCTEGEIISALKEVFGEFKEDPIF
- a CDS encoding acyl-CoA dehydrogenase, translating into MDFNLTDEQRMMQKLVKDFADKEVAPGAAERDEKEEFDRGLFDQMAEIGLTGIPWPEQYGGAEADYISYAIAVEEISRVCASTGVLLSAHISLAGSPIYYFGSEDQKQKYLKPMAEGEKLGAFGLTEPAAGSDVANMKTTAVKDGDEYILNGTKIFITNGEVADTYVVFAATDKEKAHKGISAFIVEKGTPGFSFGKEEEKLGIRSSKTTELVFEDCRVPAENLLGNEGDGFKIAMKTLDNGRTGIAAQALGIAQGAFEAARDYSKEREQFGRPISKFQAISFMLSDMATNIEAARLLTYQAAYKATNDDPLFPKYSAMAKLYASETAMDVTTNAVQVLGGYGYTREYPVERMMRDAKITEIYEGTSEVHRLVISRYITQE